A section of the Gammaproteobacteria bacterium genome encodes:
- a CDS encoding thioredoxin fold domain-containing protein, with translation MNFHLKKSIKKPLQWMGQAAIFIAIFIALSSFLAKDMLETEHAMPTLTNDQNATALIDLQNPLTAKPIKDWDQAPKHLVYFFAPWCTVCALSQPSLAAFSIIKPDIQIIMVALDWETSQAVADFKQNHEFKLPVLLGNQELKRQWKIDAYPSYYFLDSTGEIISKDRGLVTLPGLLARSI, from the coding sequence ATGAATTTCCACTTAAAAAAGTCAATAAAAAAACCTCTCCAATGGATGGGGCAAGCTGCAATATTCATAGCCATATTTATTGCGCTATCATCCTTTTTAGCAAAAGACATGTTAGAGACCGAGCATGCAATGCCAACTCTAACAAATGACCAAAATGCCACAGCACTAATTGACCTCCAGAACCCACTCACAGCTAAGCCGATAAAAGATTGGGATCAAGCTCCAAAGCATCTTGTGTATTTTTTTGCACCTTGGTGCACCGTTTGCGCATTAAGCCAACCATCTTTAGCTGCCTTTAGTATCATAAAGCCCGATATCCAAATTATTATGGTGGCGCTTGACTGGGAAACCTCACAGGCTGTGGCAGATTTCAAACAAAATCATGAATTTAAGCTCCCAGTATTGCTAGGTAATCAAGAGTTAAAGCGTCAATGGAAAATAGATGCTTATCCTAGTTATTACTTTTTGGACAGTACTGGGGAAATCATCAGTAAAGATCGCGGACTCGTTACACTCCCTGGACTATTAGCGCGCTCAATATAA
- a CDS encoding DsbA family protein: MFKKLSSLILVATVALVGCSPEPQNTAPSGQADQQAERTTELAQVSYEEGVHYRRVNAIDSENATKPFIVEYFWLGCPHCQAFEAPLNEFIADNQNFTVVKKPAAGNARWAMDAKIYYGLKELGKLSHLDQLFDQYRDQPLPSKTKVSEFLTSIDVDAPAFWELVDSSNNIAQHLKTNNSEMRANEINGVPGIVVNGQYLVMPSRDVDFFALVTYLSTK; the protein is encoded by the coding sequence ATGTTTAAAAAGTTGTCGTCACTCATACTCGTTGCTACGGTAGCGTTAGTTGGCTGTTCTCCTGAACCTCAAAATACTGCTCCATCAGGTCAAGCTGATCAACAGGCCGAAAGAACAACCGAGCTTGCTCAAGTATCATACGAAGAGGGTGTTCATTATCGCCGAGTGAATGCTATTGATAGTGAAAACGCGACTAAGCCATTTATTGTTGAATATTTTTGGCTTGGCTGCCCGCACTGTCAGGCATTTGAAGCACCTCTAAATGAATTTATCGCTGACAACCAAAATTTTACTGTTGTTAAGAAACCAGCCGCTGGCAATGCGCGTTGGGCGATGGACGCAAAAATATACTACGGCCTTAAAGAGTTGGGTAAATTAAGTCACCTTGACCAATTGTTTGATCAATACCGTGACCAACCGTTGCCGTCTAAAACCAAGGTTTCTGAATTTTTGACGTCGATAGATGTTGATGCGCCGGCGTTTTGGGAGTTAGTAGATAGCAGCAATAACATTGCTCAGCATCTTAAAACCAATAACAGCGAAATGCGTGCCAATGAAATTAATGGCGTGCCGGGCATTGTGGTTAACGGTCAATACTTAGTAATGCCAAGTCGCGATGTTGATTTTTTCGCGTTAGTCACTTATTTGTCAACCAAGTAA
- a CDS encoding putative selenate ABC transporter substrate-binding protein, with protein sequence MKLILLASLLLSFCVSATTFTFTAIPDEDESRLRERFDKVAAYLSKELAIDVKYVPVKSYSAAISAFRNNQVQLAWFGGLSGVRARNLVPNSVAIAQGIEDKLFKSYFIAHQSTGLDASDTLPPAIKGLTFSFGSKGSTSGRLMPEYFLRQQFDLSPEQLFKRVGFSGNHSRTIALVQSGAWQLGVVNYKVWHNELAAGKIDLAKVKVIWSTPTYPDYQWTIRGDVNQTFGQDFSAKVTAALLNMTDKSLLESFPRQGFIKAQNSDYEPIKRVAKAIKLL encoded by the coding sequence ATGAAATTAATTTTACTTGCCAGTCTGCTGTTATCTTTTTGCGTTAGCGCGACCACTTTTACCTTTACTGCAATTCCCGATGAAGACGAGTCGCGTTTGCGTGAACGGTTTGACAAAGTGGCGGCCTACTTATCTAAGGAACTGGCTATTGATGTCAAGTACGTACCGGTTAAGTCGTACAGCGCGGCGATCAGCGCGTTTCGCAATAACCAAGTGCAATTAGCGTGGTTTGGTGGTTTGTCTGGTGTGCGAGCACGAAACTTAGTGCCAAACTCGGTCGCTATTGCTCAAGGCATTGAAGATAAATTATTTAAAAGCTACTTTATTGCCCATCAGTCGACTGGGCTAGATGCTAGCGACACCTTACCGCCAGCGATTAAAGGACTAACCTTTAGTTTTGGCTCTAAAGGCTCGACGTCGGGCCGATTAATGCCTGAGTACTTTTTACGTCAGCAGTTTGACCTTAGTCCAGAGCAACTCTTTAAACGCGTAGGTTTTAGCGGTAACCACAGCCGTACTATTGCGCTGGTTCAGTCGGGTGCATGGCAATTAGGCGTGGTTAATTATAAGGTTTGGCACAATGAATTGGCGGCGGGAAAAATCGATTTAGCTAAAGTTAAAGTGATTTGGAGCACCCCAACTTATCCTGATTACCAATGGACTATTCGCGGTGATGTTAATCAAACCTTTGGCCAAGATTTTAGCGCTAAAGTAACCGCTGCTTTACTTAATATGACCGACAAATCATTGCTTGAAAGCTTTCCGCGTCAGGGTTTTATCAAGGCACAAAATTCAGATTATGAGCCAATTAAGCGAGTTGCTAAGGCGATAAAGTTACTGTGA
- a CDS encoding ATP-binding cassette domain-containing protein: MFSLVEHAIGYKNQPVLAAVNLTIKAGETVAIVGASGSGKSSLLKTLYAQQRELAALCPQQSMLVTSLSVYHNIYIGQLQRHNIFYNLFNLIRPFQQHLHDIGQLTGLLGLKAQLFKSVDRLSGGQQQRTAVGRALYQQKSIFLGDEPLSSIDPIQGAALLQLIKQRHQTVVIVLHDKEMALNQFDRVIALADGQVVIDCAASLLSAQQMDAIYQQDFSAAVADLACDNI, translated from the coding sequence ATTTTTTCGTTGGTAGAGCATGCGATAGGTTATAAAAACCAACCGGTGCTCGCCGCGGTTAATTTAACGATTAAAGCGGGTGAAACAGTCGCTATTGTCGGTGCCAGTGGCAGCGGCAAGTCATCGTTGCTAAAAACTTTATATGCACAGCAGCGCGAGCTGGCGGCATTGTGTCCGCAACAATCGATGTTAGTGACCAGCTTAAGTGTTTATCACAATATTTATATTGGCCAGCTTCAGCGCCATAATATCTTTTACAATTTGTTTAATCTGATCCGGCCTTTTCAACAACACCTGCACGATATTGGGCAGCTAACAGGACTGTTAGGGCTTAAAGCACAATTATTTAAGTCGGTCGATCGTTTGTCTGGTGGTCAGCAGCAACGCACCGCCGTTGGGCGTGCGCTGTATCAACAAAAATCAATCTTCTTAGGTGATGAGCCATTATCGAGTATTGATCCCATTCAAGGCGCAGCGTTGTTGCAGTTGATCAAACAGCGCCACCAAACCGTAGTCATTGTTTTGCACGATAAAGAAATGGCCCTTAATCAGTTTGACCGAGTGATTGCACTGGCCGATGGTCAAGTTGTTATTGATTGCGCGGCAAGCTTATTATCGGCTCAACAAATGGATGCGATTTATCAACAAGATTTTTCGGCTGCTGTCGCGGACTTAGCTTGTGATAACATTTGA
- a CDS encoding ABC transporter permease encodes MITFDTTGAKYRRVSLVIGCIAVVALLIADLEISNNDPASELWRLLHGLMVPSLELNLTLVEAVFNTIAFALVGLAIGASIGLLLAPYHHVAVIRHVCAFVRAIHEIFWALIFLQMFGLSALTGVLAIAVPYAGIFAKVYDDLLAQTTIDRTLVFDPNCSRLSSWLYGPLAQCWPALARYTRYRFECALRSATVLGFIGLPTLGYYLETAFNQGLYHQAGALLLIMFALVATIKWWLHRAFIPVYLIAALWYLPWQSALEWQYLVRFVTEDIIPAPLKTDNWLFSDLLQWLNQLWLHQILPGGWATLVLSVAALLVTALVSLTLWPFASRMLVGRGQVVGHGLLIVLRSTPELIFTFVITLVIGPSMLPAIIALALHNGGIIAYLLARSADRLELRDDHASGVNLWAYELQPALYPSFLTFLFYRFEVILRESAILGMLGITTLGFYIDSAFEALFFDVACILILVTALLNMLVNQLSIKLRRYFDLDKLVLV; translated from the coding sequence GTGATAACATTTGATACCACGGGTGCTAAGTATCGGCGCGTGTCACTTGTTATTGGCTGCATTGCTGTGGTGGCGTTATTAATTGCTGATTTAGAAATAAGCAATAACGATCCGGCGAGTGAGTTATGGCGGCTGTTGCATGGGTTAATGGTGCCATCACTTGAGCTTAACCTAACCTTGGTTGAAGCGGTTTTTAATACCATTGCGTTTGCGTTAGTTGGCTTGGCTATTGGCGCGTCGATTGGGCTGCTGCTAGCCCCTTATCATCATGTGGCGGTGATCCGTCATGTTTGTGCTTTTGTTCGGGCAATTCATGAAATATTTTGGGCCTTAATATTCCTGCAAATGTTTGGCTTGTCGGCGCTCACTGGGGTGCTGGCGATTGCGGTGCCTTATGCCGGAATTTTTGCCAAGGTGTATGACGATCTGTTAGCGCAAACTACCATTGATCGCACGCTGGTTTTTGACCCCAATTGTTCGCGCCTAAGCAGCTGGCTGTATGGGCCATTAGCCCAGTGTTGGCCAGCACTAGCACGTTATACCCGTTACCGGTTTGAGTGCGCACTGCGCAGTGCCACCGTGCTTGGTTTTATCGGCTTGCCGACCTTGGGTTATTATTTGGAAACAGCATTTAATCAAGGTTTGTATCATCAAGCCGGGGCGTTATTACTAATAATGTTTGCGTTAGTTGCGACCATTAAATGGTGGCTGCACCGCGCTTTTATTCCTGTTTATTTAATCGCTGCGCTGTGGTACTTACCGTGGCAATCGGCGCTTGAGTGGCAATATTTAGTGCGATTTGTTACCGAAGACATTATTCCTGCGCCATTAAAAACCGATAATTGGCTGTTCAGTGATTTGTTGCAATGGCTTAATCAGCTGTGGTTACATCAAATATTACCCGGCGGCTGGGCGACGTTAGTGTTGTCGGTTGCGGCTTTGCTGGTCACGGCTTTAGTCAGTTTAACCTTATGGCCTTTTGCGAGTCGGATGTTAGTTGGCCGAGGGCAGGTGGTTGGTCATGGGCTGCTCATTGTGCTGCGCTCAACCCCAGAGCTTATTTTTACCTTTGTGATCACCTTGGTGATTGGGCCGTCGATGTTACCGGCCATTATTGCGTTAGCGTTGCACAATGGTGGCATTATTGCTTATTTACTAGCGCGTTCAGCCGATCGGCTAGAATTGCGAGATGACCATGCCAGCGGGGTTAACTTGTGGGCCTATGAATTGCAGCCTGCGTTATATCCGAGTTTTCTGACCTTTTTGTTTTACCGCTTTGAAGTTATTTTGCGTGAAAGTGCCATTCTTGGCATGTTAGGCATTACGACCTTAGGTTTTTATATCGATTCAGCCTTTGAAGCGCTGTTTTTTGATGTTGCCTGTATCCTAATTTTAGTGACTGCACTGTTAAATATGCTGGTTAATCAGCTATCGATTAAGCTGCGGCGCTATTTTGATTTAGACAAATTAGTGCTAGTTTAA
- a CDS encoding S-(hydroxymethyl)glutathione dehydrogenase/class III alcohol dehydrogenase — MKCKAAVAWGPGQPLVIEEVDVMLPKAGEVLVKIIASGVCHTDAFTLSGDDPEGIFPVILGHEGGGVVSQIGEGVTSVKVGDHVIPLYTPECGECKFCLSGKTNLCQKIRETQGKGVMPDGTTRFYKDGQPIYHYMGCSTFSEYTVLPEISLAKVNPTAPLEEVCLLGCGVTTGMGAVLNTAKVQPGDTVAIFGLGGIGLSAVIGATMAKASRIIAIDVNDRKFELAKELGATDCINPNDYDKPIQDVIVELTDGGVDFSFECIGNVNVMRSALECCHKGWGESVIIGVAGAGQEITTRPFQLVTGRVWRGTAFGGVKGRSELPQIVEQYLAGEFKLDDFITHTMALSEINTAFDLMHAGESIRSVIHFDK; from the coding sequence ATAAAATGCAAGGCGGCAGTAGCTTGGGGGCCCGGCCAGCCCTTGGTCATTGAAGAAGTCGATGTCATGTTGCCTAAAGCGGGTGAAGTTTTAGTTAAAATTATCGCCAGTGGCGTTTGTCATACTGACGCTTTCACTTTGTCGGGTGATGATCCTGAAGGGATTTTTCCGGTTATTTTAGGTCATGAAGGCGGCGGAGTTGTTAGCCAAATAGGCGAGGGCGTTACCAGTGTTAAAGTAGGGGATCACGTGATCCCACTTTATACCCCGGAATGTGGCGAGTGTAAATTTTGTTTGTCGGGCAAAACTAATTTATGTCAAAAAATTAGAGAGACCCAAGGCAAAGGGGTAATGCCCGATGGTACGACCCGTTTTTATAAAGATGGTCAGCCTATTTACCACTACATGGGCTGTTCGACATTTTCTGAATATACCGTGTTACCCGAAATTTCTTTGGCTAAGGTTAACCCAACTGCGCCACTAGAAGAGGTGTGTTTACTCGGTTGTGGTGTTACCACTGGCATGGGCGCGGTGCTTAATACGGCCAAGGTTCAACCTGGCGATACTGTGGCAATCTTTGGTTTAGGCGGTATTGGTCTGTCGGCAGTCATTGGCGCAACCATGGCTAAAGCGTCGCGGATTATTGCAATAGATGTTAACGATCGTAAGTTTGAGTTGGCCAAAGAACTGGGCGCAACAGACTGTATTAATCCAAACGATTACGACAAGCCAATTCAAGATGTGATTGTTGAATTGACCGACGGCGGCGTTGATTTCTCGTTTGAATGCATTGGCAATGTCAATGTGATGCGCTCAGCGCTTGAATGCTGCCATAAAGGGTGGGGCGAGTCGGTAATTATTGGGGTTGCCGGAGCTGGCCAAGAAATAACAACTCGACCATTTCAATTAGTGACCGGGCGCGTTTGGCGTGGCACTGCATTTGGTGGGGTTAAAGGGCGTTCTGAGTTACCGCAAATAGTAGAACAGTATTTAGCGGGTGAATTTAAGCTTGATGACTTTATTACCCACACCATGGCACTAAGTGAAATTAACACCGCTTTTGATTTGATGCATGCGGGCGAAAGTATCCGCTCGGTAATTCATTTCGATAAATAA
- a CDS encoding DUF1315 family protein: MQIEQLIQAMSPAVYEILKQAVETGKWPNGIALAADQKTQATQAMMLYQGTHLEQTDHFTIGKNGVFNNHSKSQLRRQFRDEESIVTVKLNDN; this comes from the coding sequence ATGCAAATTGAACAACTTATTCAGGCGATGTCACCCGCGGTATATGAAATTCTTAAACAAGCGGTGGAAACCGGAAAATGGCCCAATGGTATTGCATTAGCAGCCGATCAGAAAACCCAAGCCACTCAAGCAATGATGTTATATCAGGGGACTCACCTTGAACAAACAGACCATTTCACGATTGGTAAAAATGGCGTGTTTAATAATCACAGTAAGTCGCAGTTACGTCGCCAATTTCGTGATGAAGAATCAATTGTTACGGTAAAGCTAAACGACAACTAA